A stretch of the Lolium perenne isolate Kyuss_39 chromosome 3, Kyuss_2.0, whole genome shotgun sequence genome encodes the following:
- the LOC127345699 gene encoding glucan endo-1,3-beta-glucosidase GIV: MPTMRGFDPVLSAALLVGVLIASAPAGVQSIGVCYGIIGSNLPSPQDVVQLYRSLAISGMRVYTVEPPALNALRNAGIDLILGTTNNDVAHLAASAANAAFWVQTNVKPYYPDVKIKYIAVGNELTGGATQSIPAAMRNLNDALGAVGLSAVKVSTAVKMDVIANSFPPSSAVFAQTYMTDVAQILATIGAPLLANVYPYFAYLGNPGNISLSYATFQPGAPPLTDSGNRLVYTNLFDAMVDAIYAALEKAGAPGVRVVVSESGWPSAGGVAATMENARAYNQGLVDHVAHGTPKKPGPIEAYLFAMFNENQKTGEETERNFGLFYPANKAPVYPINFAGSVAANRTHLRGSRRH; the protein is encoded by the exons ATGCCGACCATGAGAGGCTTTGATCCGGTGCTTTCAGCGGCGTTGCTTGTCGGAGTCCTGATCGCCTCCGCCCCTGCAG GCGTGCAGTCCATCGGCGTGTGCTATGGCATCATCGGCAGCAACCTCCCTTCGCCGCAGGACGTGGTGCAGCTCTACCGCTCCTTGGCGATCTCGGGCATGCGCGTCTACACCGTCGAGCCCCCCGCCCTGAACGCGCTCCGCAATGCCGGCATCGACCTCATCCTCGGCACCACCAACAATGACGTCGCCCAcctcgccgccagcgccgccaacgCGGCCTTCTGGGTCCAAACCAACGTCAAGCCCTACTACCCTGACGTCAAAATCAAGTACATCGCCGTCGGCAACGAGCTCACGGGCGGGGCCACGCAAAGCATCCCCGCCGCCATGCGGAACCTGAACGACGCCTTGGGCGCCGTGGGTCTCAGCGCTGTCAAGGTTTCCACGGCGGTGAAGATGGACGTGATCGCCAACTCCTTCCCACCCTCCAGCGCCGTGTTCGCGCAGACCTACATGACGGACGTGGCACAGATCCTCGCAACCATCGGCGCGCCGCTGCTCGCCAACGTGTACCCCTACTTCGCCTACCTGGGAAACCCCGGCAACATCAGCCTTAGCTACGCGACGTTCCAGCCCGGCGCGCCGCCGCTGACGGATAGCGGGAACAGGCTCGTTTACACGAACCTCTTCGACGCCATGGTGGACGCCATCTACGCCGCGCTGGAAAAAGCCGGGGCGCCGGGGGTGAGGGTGGTGGTGTCAGAGAGTGGGTGGCCGTCGGCAGGAGGGGTGGCGGCGACGATGGAGAACGCAAGGGCGTACAACCAGGGACTGGTCGACCATGTAGCGCACGGCACGCCGAAGAAGCCTGGCCCGATCGAGGCGTATCTGTTCGCCATGTTCAACGAGAACCAGAAGACCGGGGAAGAGACAGAGAGGAACTTTGGGCTCTTCTACCCTGCCAACAAAGCGCCCGTGTACCCCATTAATTTCGCTGGTTCAGTGGCAGCGAACCGCACCCACTTGCGTGGCTCTCGTAGGCATTAG
- the LOC127345698 gene encoding glucan endo-1,3-beta-glucosidase GIV-like: MSGMRGFAPVLAAALLAGVLVACVPAGVNSAVVGVCYGTKGSNLPPPQDVVKLYRFNTIYSMRVYSVEPAILDALRNTQVEVMVGTTNDDVAFLARSASNAASWVQTNVKPYYKDVRIRYIVVGNELTGGAAQSVVTAMRNLNNALGDAGFSSIKVSTAVGMDVITNSFPPSSAVFAQSYMTEVARFLASINAPLLANVQPYFAYQGNPGSISLSYALFRPGAPPVTDSGNGLVYTNLFDAMVDAMYAALEKAGAPAVSVVVSESGWPSAGGVGATVENARAYNQGLIDHVAYGKGTFEKPGPFGTPKKPGPMEVYIFSIFSENQKPGDETQRNFGLFYPTNKVPVYGINFAGTLPRY, from the exons ATGTCGGGCATGAgaggctttgctccggtgcttgcAGCGGCGTTGCTCGCCGGAGTCTTGGTCGCCTGCGTCCCTGCAG GCGTGAATTCCGCCGTTGTCGGCGTGTGCTACGGCACCAAGGGCAGCAACCTCCCTCCGCCGCAAGACGTGGTGAAGCTCTACCGCTTCAACACCATCTACAGCATGCGCGTATACTCTGTCGAGCCTGCCATCCTCGACGCGCTCCGCAACACCCAAGTCGAGGTCATGGTCGGCACCACCAACGACGACGTCGCGTTCCTCGCCCGCAGCGCCTCCAACGCTGCCTCCTGGGTCCAGACCAACGTGAAGCCCTACTACAAAGATGTTAGAATCAGGTACATCGTCGTCGGGAACGAGCTCACGGGCGGCGCCGCCCAAAGCGTCGTCACCGCCATGCGCAACCTCAACAATGCCCTTGGCGACGCCGGTTTTAGTAGCATCAAGGTGTCCACGGCGGTGGGGATGGACGTTATCACCAACTCCTTCCCGCCGTCCAGCGCCGTGTTCGCGCAGTCCTACATGACGGAAGTGGCGCGGTTCCTGGCAAGCATCAACGCGCCGCTGCTCGCCAACGTGCAACCCTACTTCGCGTACCAGGGAAACCCTGGCAGCATCAGCCTCAGCTACGCCCTGTTCCGGCCCGGCGCGCCGCCGGTGACGGACAGCGGGAACGGGCTGGTGTACACCAACCTGTTCGATGCCATGGTGGACGCCATGTATGCCGCGCTGGAGAAGGCCGGGGCGCCGGCCGTGTCGGTGGTGGTGTCTGAGAGCGGGTGGCCGTCGGCGGGAGGGGTGGGAGCGACAGTGGAGAACGCGAGGGCCTACAACCAGGGGCTGATCGACCATGTGGCCTACGGTAAGGGCACGTTTGAGAAGCCTGGGCCTTTCGGTACCCCAAAGAAGCCTGGGCCGATGGaggtgtacatcttctccattttCAGTGAGAACCAGAAGCCCGGGGACGAGACACAGAGGAACTTTGGGCTCTTCTACCCTACCAACAAAGTGCCCGTGTATGGCATTAATTTTGCAGGAACACTGCCACGTTATTAG
- the LOC127340377 gene encoding glucan endo-1,3-beta-glucosidase GIV-like, whose amino-acid sequence MSSMRGFAPVLTASLLVGVLVACVVPAWSTAVVGVCYGIIGNNLPPPREVVQLYRTYNIYRMRVYSVEHATLDALRNTQVEVTLGTTADEVAFLAASASNAASWVQTNVKPYYPEVRIRYIVVGNELTGGAAQNIVPAMRNLINTLGPAGIAIRVSTAVGMDVVANSFPPSSAVFSQPHMAEVARFLESTNAPLLINVQPYFAYQGNPDKINLSYALFRPGAPPVTDSGNGLVYTNLFDAMVDAMYAALEKAGAPEAWVVVSESGWPSAGGVGATVENARAYNQGLIDHVAYGKGTFEKPGPFGTPKKSWSTGVPLEVYVSSIFNENQKHGEETQRNFGLFHPTTNKLPVYPINFAGTLPHI is encoded by the exons ATGTCGAGCATGCgaggctttgctccggtgcttacAGCGTCGTTGCTCGTCGGCGTCCTTGTCGCCTGCGTCGTCCCTGCAT GGTCCACCGCCGTGGTGGGCGTGTGCTACGGCATCATAGGCAACAACCTCCCTCCTCCGCGCGAAGTGGTGCAGCTCTACCGCACCTACAACATCTACCGCATGCGTGTCTACTCCGTCGAGCACGCCACCCTCGACGCCCTCCGCAACACCCAGGTCGAGGTCACGCTCGGCACCACCGCCGACGAGGTCGCCTTCCTCGCCGCCAGCGCCTCCAACGCCGCCTCCTGGGTCCAGACCAACGTGAAGCCCTACTACCCCGAGGTGAGAATCAGGTACATCGTCGTCGGAAACGAGCTCACGGGCGGTGCCGCGCAGAACATCGTTCCCGCCATGCGCAACCTCATCAACACCCTTGGCCCTGCGGGTATTGCCATCAGGGTGTCCACGGCCGTGGGGATGGACGTGGTCGCCAACTCCTTCCCGCCGTCCAGCGCCGTGTTCTCGCAGCCCCACATGGCGGAAGTGGCGCGGTTCCTGGAGAGCACCAACGCGCCGCTGCTCATCAACGTGCAGCCCTACTTCGCGTACCAGGGGAACCCTGACAAAATCAACCTCAGTTACGCCCTGTTCCGGCCCGGCGCGCCGCCGGTGACGGACAGCGGGAATGGGCTAGTGTACACCAACCTGTTCGATGCCATGGTGGACGCGATGTATGCCGCGCTGGAGAAGGCCGGGGCGCCGGAGGCGTGGGTGGTGGTGTCTGAGAGCGGGTGGCCGTCGGCGGGAGGGGTGGGAGCCACAGTGGAGAACGCGAGGGCCTACAACCAGGGGCTTATCGACCATGTGGCTTACGGTAAGGGTACGTTCGAGAAGCCTGGGCCTTTCGGTACTCCGAAGAAGTCTTGGTCGACGGGGGTGCCGCTGGAGGTGTATGTCTCCTCCATCTTCAACGAGAACCAGAAGCATGGAGAAGAGACGCAGAGGAACTTTGGGCTCTTCCACCCTACTACGAACAAATTGCCGGTGTACCCCATCAATTTTGCAGGAACACTGCCACATATATAA
- the LOC139838272 gene encoding uncharacterized protein, with amino-acid sequence MLGLKTNFDKSEAVLTGVNTEAQQAVAYLLNCKLGSFPIKHMGLTVSDKPLRVADWSFLLEKVCHRIDPWQGMFVASVGRLELTNSFLSSLTLFAMSLYMLHDATHKAMDKPHSYFFWEGTGNKRK; translated from the coding sequence ATGTTGGGACTCAAGACCAACTTCGATAAGAGCGAGGCAGTACTCACAGGGGTGAACACCGAAGCTCAGCAGGCGGTGGCTTATTTGCTCAACTGCAAGCTGGGTAGCTTCCCCATCAAGCACATGGGGCTTACGGTTAGCGACAAGCCCCTCAGGGTGGCGGACTGGAGCTTCCTCCTGGAGAAAGTGTGTCATAGGATTGACCCATGGCAGGGCATGTTCGTGGCCTCGGTAGGCAGACTAGAGCTGACCAACTCCTTCCTATCGAGCTTAACACTGTTTGCCATGAGCCTGTACATGCTACATGACGCTACTCACAAGGCCATGGATAAACCCCACTCCTACTTCTTCTGGGAAGGAACCGGTAACAAGCGTAAATAA